Below is a genomic region from Isachenkonia alkalipeptolytica.
CTTTGGACAATGGGAGGGTCTGAAAGATATCTCCCCGGACCAAAAATATCTTCGGAAGATTGGGGCCACTTTTCATAAATGCTATAATAAATATCTATATTGTTTTTTATTAATTTCCCATTGTTAATGTCCACATTCAAAGCGGCATTCTCCCGAATATGATAGGTTCTCGGCACAGCAATTCCCATTAAAATTGTTAAAATCGCCATAACAGTGATCAATTCTATTAGGGTAAATCCTTTATTATTTCCCATTATATTCTCCTTAGCTTTTTTATAACATGAATTCATAGGAACTAAATATCGGTACCATGACGGATACTAGTATCAAGCCAACAAATACAGCCATAAATACAATCAAACCCGGTTCTAAAAGAGCAATGAATCTTTTGGTCTTTTGATCTAAATCCTCTTGTAAATATTCACTGATTTTTCCTAATACAAAAACCAAGTCTCCCGATTTTTCACCGGCAGCAACCATATTTACAATCAGTGAAGAAAAATAGGTTTCTTCATTATTTAATGCTTCCGAGAATTTATGTCCTTTAGATATATCTGCTTGAATACTATTTAAAGCTTTTTGAAACATAGGGTTGTTGTTTTGTTCTTGTAGAAATTTAAGAGCGTAGGTTAAGTTTGAGCCACTGAGAAGTATTACTTCTAGGTTCTTTATGAATTTTAATAGGGTTCTTTTGATTAGGAGTTTACTGATGATTGGAGTTTTCAATAAAAGCAAGGAAAATATTTTATGTTTTAAAAACCAACGGGATTTATTGTAAAATATAAATACAAATATCAAGAGTAAGGATAATATTATAGGCCATAGCCTTTGAATGAATGAAGATAAGCTAAAAACAACTCTTGAATACCATGGTAGGGAATTCACTCCATCCTCTAAGAATACAATGAAATTTGGTATAAGAAAATTAGTTGTAACAAGTAGCATAATAAAAGAGAAAAACAGTAAAATCGTCGGATAGATTAACATGTTTTTCAGTTTATGGTAAAAAGTCAA
It encodes:
- a CDS encoding type II secretion system F family protein: MEIYKYTILKNSGEILQGEIQGYNRKDAISRLLNDDHTILKIRRKYLNLVDKPLYESYTKRIKLLILMVNQLKVMTSSGLSIMESIKSMEEHTDDRTMKKILKNIYSNLYYGNSMKDSLDPKVFPDFFIHIIGVGETSGNLEEALHSLSLYYTRDLTFYHKLKNMLIYPTILLFFSFIMLLVTTNFLIPNFIVFLEDGVNSLPWYSRVVFSLSSFIQRLWPIILSLLLIFVFIFYNKSRWFLKHKIFSLLLLKTPIISKLLIKRTLLKFIKNLEVILLSGSNLTYALKFLQEQNNNPMFQKALNSIQADISKGHKFSEALNNEETYFSSLIVNMVAAGEKSGDLVFVLGKISEYLQEDLDQKTKRFIALLEPGLIVFMAVFVGLILVSVMVPIFSSYEFML
- a CDS encoding type II secretion system protein, with amino-acid sequence MGNNKGFTLIELITVMAILTILMGIAVPRTYHIRENAALNVDINNGKLIKNNIDIYYSIYEKWPQSSEDIFGPGRYLSDPPIVQSRNGVFLIDNKGRVQVISGNEVYWCSSGTTTRITVNILK